The Mucilaginibacter mallensis genome has a segment encoding these proteins:
- a CDS encoding aldo/keto reductase codes for MANTSVSYQPTFTIGGDLTVNRMGYGAMRITGKGIWGPPSDKDEAIRVLKRAVELGVNFIDTADSYGPYVSEELIAEALHPYADGLVIATKGGLERTGPDQWPVNGHPDHLKTALEGSLKRLKLDQIDLYQLHRIDPKVPTEKTFEFLQKAQEDGKIKHIGLSEVSVDDIKKAREFFEVVSVQNMYSVDNRKWEPVLQYTKEKNIAFIPWFPLNAANVASQAKLKEVADKHGATVYQTALSWLLHHADNILLIPGTSSVKHLEENHKAVSVELTADDMQHLDKIAG; via the coding sequence ATGGCAAACACATCAGTTTCATATCAACCAACATTCACCATAGGTGGCGACTTAACCGTTAACCGGATGGGCTACGGAGCCATGCGCATTACTGGCAAAGGCATCTGGGGGCCACCGAGCGATAAAGACGAGGCTATACGCGTATTAAAACGTGCAGTTGAATTAGGCGTTAATTTTATTGATACAGCCGACAGCTATGGCCCGTATGTATCAGAAGAATTGATAGCAGAAGCGCTTCACCCCTATGCAGATGGACTTGTAATTGCTACCAAAGGCGGCCTTGAACGTACCGGACCTGATCAATGGCCTGTGAATGGCCATCCCGATCATTTGAAAACAGCTTTGGAAGGCAGTTTAAAACGTTTGAAGCTGGATCAGATAGATCTTTATCAACTACACCGAATCGATCCAAAAGTACCTACTGAAAAAACCTTTGAGTTTTTGCAAAAAGCGCAGGAGGATGGCAAGATCAAACACATAGGACTGTCAGAAGTTAGTGTGGATGATATTAAAAAGGCCCGGGAGTTTTTTGAAGTGGTATCGGTACAAAATATGTATAGTGTTGATAACCGCAAATGGGAGCCTGTTTTGCAATATACAAAAGAGAAGAATATTGCCTTTATCCCGTGGTTTCCGCTTAACGCGGCCAATGTTGCCAGTCAGGCCAAACTTAAAGAAGTAGCCGACAAACATGGCGCTACAGTTTATCAAACTGCATTAAGCTGGCTTTTACATCATGCTGATAACATCCTGCTTATCCCCGGCACATCAAGCGTAAAACACCTTGAAGAAAATCATAAAGCAGTTAGTGTTGAACTTACTGCCGATGATATGCAACACCTGGATAAGATTGCAGGTTAA
- a CDS encoding YciI family protein, with amino-acid sequence MNQYIVTGYDYTDDGALKRRMDVRPHHLDGAKDLKEKGNYVVGGALLNEGGKMIGSVMILQFENEEGLEAWKQSEIYITQKIWESVDVKPFKVADV; translated from the coding sequence ATGAATCAATATATTGTTACCGGGTATGACTATACCGATGATGGGGCTTTAAAACGCCGCATGGATGTTAGGCCTCACCATTTGGATGGGGCAAAGGACCTGAAAGAAAAAGGCAACTATGTAGTTGGTGGCGCTCTTTTAAACGAGGGTGGTAAAATGATAGGTTCGGTTATGATCCTTCAGTTTGAAAACGAAGAGGGACTTGAAGCCTGGAAGCAAAGCGAAATATACATCACCCAAAAAATATGGGAATCTGTTGATGTAAAGCCTTTCAAGGTAGCTGATGTTTAA
- a CDS encoding galactokinase, which translates to MRDFLQIEFKKTYQKQAEHAYFSPGRVNLIGEHIDYNGGLVMPCAVTLGTYLLVSPNNEEVFRFRSVNFDEQFEIPLQKDYKKDGKTWYNYPLGVIQHFVKDDKSLKGLDFLYFGNIPIGSGLSSSASIEVVTAFALNDLFECDYSKLDLVKLAKSVENNFIGLNSGIMDQFAVAFGEKNKALMLNCDTLDYQAVDSNLGDHILAIINTNKPRKLAESKYNERVLECKAALKALQQELDIHNLCDIDTATFEKYEHLITDAIVKKRAEHVIKENDRVKLAGVALSNNNLAEFGRLMYASHDSLRDLYEVSGKELDTVVEYSKTNPDVAGARMTGAGFGGCAIALVKESSFEKFAKEVTEYYTKKIGYAPSVYSSLIGDGVGLLKEEQAIRV; encoded by the coding sequence ATGAGAGATTTTCTACAAATAGAGTTTAAAAAAACATACCAAAAACAAGCCGAACACGCCTATTTTTCACCCGGCCGGGTTAACCTTATAGGTGAACATATTGACTATAATGGCGGCCTCGTAATGCCATGCGCCGTAACTTTAGGCACTTACCTGTTAGTATCGCCTAATAATGAAGAAGTTTTCCGTTTCAGAAGTGTAAATTTTGACGAGCAGTTTGAAATACCATTACAAAAAGACTATAAAAAAGATGGCAAAACATGGTACAATTACCCATTAGGGGTAATACAACATTTTGTTAAGGATGACAAATCTTTAAAAGGTCTGGATTTTCTGTATTTCGGTAATATACCTATCGGCTCGGGCCTTTCTTCATCAGCATCAATTGAGGTGGTTACTGCCTTTGCTTTGAATGATCTTTTTGAGTGCGATTACTCAAAACTTGATCTTGTTAAACTGGCAAAATCAGTTGAAAACAACTTTATTGGCTTAAATAGTGGCATTATGGACCAGTTTGCAGTAGCTTTTGGCGAAAAAAACAAGGCGCTGATGTTAAACTGCGATACACTCGATTACCAGGCCGTTGATAGCAACCTCGGCGATCATATTTTAGCCATCATCAATACCAATAAACCGCGCAAACTGGCTGAATCAAAATATAACGAACGCGTTTTAGAATGTAAAGCTGCATTAAAAGCCTTACAGCAGGAACTGGATATTCATAACCTTTGTGATATTGACACCGCAACGTTTGAGAAATATGAGCATTTAATTACCGACGCGATAGTTAAAAAGCGTGCAGAGCATGTTATTAAAGAAAACGACCGTGTTAAATTAGCTGGTGTAGCACTTTCCAATAATAATCTGGCAGAATTTGGCCGTTTGATGTATGCCTCACATGACTCGCTTCGCGACTTGTACGAAGTAAGCGGCAAGGAACTTGACACCGTTGTTGAATACAGCAAAACCAACCCGGACGTTGCAGGCGCACGTATGACCGGAGCAGGATTTGGTGGTTGTGCCATAGCATTGGTTAAAGAATCGTCATTCGAAAAATTCGCAAAGGAAGTAACGGAGTATTACACCAAAAAAATCGGCTATGCTCCTTCTGTTTATAGCTCACTAATTGGCGATGGCGTTGGTTTATTAAAGGAAGAACAGGCAATCAGGGTATAA
- a CDS encoding RNA methyltransferase, whose translation MTNDPINNDYKKLKLDELNRASVDEFKAQKKLPVAVVLDNVRSMHNIGSIFRTSDGFAVEQICLCGITAQPPHREIEKTALGATQSISWLYFGDTLQAVEHLRTEGYKIIAIEQAQNSIMLNDFNPAGDEKYALIFGNEVNGVSDDVMQKIDTCIEIPQFGTKHSFNIVVSAGIVLWDFFSKMVV comes from the coding sequence ATGACTAATGACCCGATAAACAACGACTATAAAAAGCTAAAACTGGATGAACTGAACCGCGCTTCGGTAGATGAATTTAAAGCGCAGAAAAAGCTTCCGGTTGCGGTTGTATTGGATAATGTGCGGAGTATGCACAATATAGGCTCTATATTCCGCACATCAGATGGTTTCGCAGTTGAGCAGATCTGTCTTTGCGGTATTACAGCCCAGCCCCCCCACCGTGAAATTGAAAAAACCGCACTTGGCGCTACGCAATCCATTAGCTGGCTGTATTTTGGCGATACGCTACAGGCTGTTGAGCATTTGCGCACTGAGGGATATAAGATCATCGCTATTGAACAAGCCCAAAACAGCATCATGTTAAATGATTTTAACCCTGCCGGGGATGAAAAATATGCCCTTATTTTTGGCAACGAGGTAAACGGTGTAAGCGACGATGTAATGCAGAAGATAGATACCTGTATTGAGATACCGCAGTTTGGCACCAAGCACTCCTTCAATATCGTTGTATCTGCAGGTATTGTTTTGTGGGATTTCTTTTCGAAGATGGTAGTTTAG
- a CDS encoding YdeI/OmpD-associated family protein produces MNLPQKLQIKSGKHWLFFNAPGNYLTVIEPLPDNVTVSYEPTGEFDGIQLFIKNAAELTSSLTILKPILKPDTVFWVTYPKKSSGMDSGLEMMGSWDELTNLGLRIVTSVSVNETWTALRFKPVELTKLSDSRNANIAKNEYGDYIDIENRQITLPADMAEILQDKPQAMAFYQQLSYSNKKEYVVWILSAKQEKTREERLVKMVDKLLGDKKNPAEK; encoded by the coding sequence ATGAACTTACCTCAAAAACTTCAGATAAAATCGGGCAAGCACTGGTTATTCTTTAACGCACCAGGCAATTACCTTACTGTAATTGAACCATTACCAGATAATGTAACGGTAAGCTATGAACCTACAGGAGAATTTGATGGTATACAATTATTCATAAAAAATGCCGCTGAACTTACATCATCATTAACCATACTTAAACCCATATTAAAGCCAGATACCGTATTTTGGGTGACCTATCCCAAGAAAAGTTCGGGCATGGATAGTGGGCTGGAAATGATGGGTAGCTGGGATGAGTTAACAAATCTTGGCCTGCGGATAGTCACCTCAGTATCCGTAAATGAAACATGGACCGCATTGCGCTTTAAACCTGTTGAACTAACCAAACTTTCCGATAGTCGCAACGCCAATATCGCCAAAAATGAATATGGTGATTATATCGATATTGAAAACAGACAAATAACGCTTCCTGCTGATATGGCTGAGATCCTACAAGATAAACCACAGGCTATGGCCTTTTATCAGCAACTCTCTTACTCGAATAAAAAGGAATATGTAGTTTGGATCCTGTCTGCCAAACAGGAGAAAACACGTGAGGAACGATTAGTTAAGATGGTTGACAAATTGCTTGGCGACAAGAAGAATCCGGCTGAAAAGTAA
- a CDS encoding ArsR/SmtB family transcription factor: MRRDVFQAIADPTRREIINLIAHRSLNLNSIADNFTVSRPAISKHIKILTECGLVTITQQGREHYCKANFKQFKEVSDWIEQYRVFWTDKLDALGKFLDEEK, encoded by the coding sequence ATGCGCAGAGACGTATTCCAGGCTATTGCCGATCCTACCCGCAGGGAAATCATCAACCTGATAGCCCACAGATCATTAAACTTAAATTCCATTGCTGATAATTTTACAGTAAGCAGGCCCGCTATATCCAAACACATAAAAATATTAACGGAATGTGGTTTAGTTACCATTACCCAACAGGGTCGTGAGCACTATTGTAAAGCCAATTTCAAGCAATTTAAAGAAGTATCCGACTGGATAGAGCAATACCGCGTTTTCTGGACTGATAAGCTGGATGCCCTAGGCAAATTTTTGGATGAAGAAAAATAA
- a CDS encoding SRPBCC family protein: MSTQPFVIERTYNAPISKVWEALTDHNKMKEWYFQLEDFKPEIGFKFTFEGGSKEKTYIHLCEITEVIPGKKLAHSWVYKDYPGESFVTWELFDEGGKTRLKLTHTGLETFQQDNKDFATESFTKGWTHITGTSLKEYLEK; this comes from the coding sequence ATGAGCACACAACCATTTGTAATTGAACGAACCTACAACGCCCCTATCAGCAAAGTGTGGGAAGCATTAACCGATCACAACAAAATGAAGGAATGGTATTTCCAGTTGGAGGATTTTAAACCCGAAATTGGCTTTAAATTCACCTTCGAGGGCGGTTCCAAAGAAAAAACCTATATCCACCTTTGTGAGATAACAGAGGTTATTCCCGGTAAAAAGCTTGCTCACAGCTGGGTATATAAAGATTACCCGGGTGAATCATTCGTAACCTGGGAGTTGTTTGATGAAGGCGGCAAAACCAGGCTAAAGCTCACACACACAGGCCTTGAAACCTTCCAGCAAGACAATAAAGATTTTGCAACAGAAAGCTTTACCAAAGGCTGGACACATATTACAGGTACATCATTGAAAGAATACCTGGAGAAATAA
- a CDS encoding glutamate synthase subunit beta: MGKVTGFQEFNRELPEKVSPAERVKNYNEFVGLYSDEKLNQQSARCMNCGIPFCHSGCPLGNIIPEFNDAVYRKNWEEAYQILSSTNNFPEFTGRICPAPCESACVLGINKPAVAIEEIEKHIIEIAYANNLVKPTAPVIKTGKKVAVIGSGPAGLAAAAQLSKAGHSVTVYERDDKAGGLLRYGIPDFKLEKWIIDRRIQVMEEDGVEFKYNVEVGKDLSAEEVVRNHDAVVLSGGSTIPRNLPMPGRELKGIHFAMDFLKQQNKRVGDSKFDTEDIFATGKEVVVIGGGDTGSDCVGTSNRQGATSVKQFEVMFRPPEARTQHMPWPTYPMVLKVTSSHEEGADRYWGINTKEFLGDENGELRAIRVSDVSWEVDVLGRPVKFTEVEGSEREIPCQRVFLAMGFLHPQHEGLLKKLGVELDVRKNVNANDVTYRTNVSKVFSAGDMRRGQSLVVWAISEGRECARKVDEFLMGHSTLESKDAVNQFEQVF; encoded by the coding sequence ATGGGAAAAGTAACAGGATTCCAGGAGTTTAATAGGGAACTCCCTGAAAAAGTATCACCTGCAGAACGTGTTAAAAATTATAATGAGTTTGTTGGGCTATATTCTGATGAGAAATTAAACCAGCAATCTGCAAGGTGTATGAACTGCGGCATTCCGTTCTGTCATTCAGGGTGCCCGCTGGGTAACATTATCCCTGAATTTAACGATGCCGTGTATCGCAAAAACTGGGAAGAAGCTTACCAGATATTATCATCAACCAATAACTTTCCGGAGTTTACCGGCAGAATTTGCCCTGCTCCGTGTGAGTCGGCATGTGTGCTGGGCATTAACAAACCTGCCGTAGCTATTGAGGAAATTGAAAAACACATCATTGAAATAGCTTACGCTAATAACCTGGTTAAACCTACAGCGCCTGTTATTAAAACAGGTAAAAAGGTTGCCGTTATAGGCTCTGGTCCGGCTGGACTGGCTGCTGCTGCGCAACTGAGCAAGGCAGGCCACTCGGTTACCGTTTACGAACGTGACGATAAAGCAGGCGGTTTATTACGCTACGGTATCCCTGATTTTAAACTGGAAAAATGGATCATCGACCGCCGTATACAGGTGATGGAAGAGGATGGCGTTGAGTTTAAATACAATGTTGAAGTAGGTAAAGATCTTTCAGCCGAGGAAGTGGTGCGTAACCATGATGCAGTTGTATTGAGCGGTGGTTCAACCATCCCGCGTAACTTACCTATGCCAGGCAGGGAATTAAAGGGTATTCATTTTGCGATGGACTTTTTAAAGCAACAAAACAAACGCGTTGGCGACAGTAAATTTGATACTGAAGATATTTTTGCAACAGGTAAAGAGGTGGTAGTGATTGGTGGCGGTGATACCGGCTCTGATTGCGTGGGTACATCAAATCGCCAGGGTGCGACATCGGTTAAGCAGTTTGAAGTGATGTTCAGGCCGCCTGAGGCACGTACACAACACATGCCTTGGCCAACATACCCAATGGTATTAAAAGTAACCAGCTCGCATGAGGAAGGTGCTGACCGCTATTGGGGTATCAATACAAAAGAGTTTTTAGGCGATGAAAATGGTGAATTGCGTGCTATCAGAGTAAGCGATGTTAGCTGGGAAGTTGATGTTTTGGGCCGCCCGGTGAAATTTACCGAGGTTGAAGGTTCAGAGCGTGAGATACCTTGCCAAAGGGTTTTCCTGGCGATGGGTTTCTTACATCCGCAGCACGAAGGTTTACTTAAAAAATTAGGTGTTGAACTTGATGTGCGCAAAAATGTAAATGCCAACGATGTTACTTATCGTACCAACGTAAGCAAAGTATTTTCAGCAGGCGATATGCGCAGGGGACAATCACTGGTGGTTTGGGCAATATCCGAAGGCCGCGAATGTGCCCGTAAGGTAGATGAATTCCTGATGGGGCATTCTACTTTAGAAAGCAAAGATGCTGTAAATCAGTTTGAACAGGTTTTTTAA
- the gltB gene encoding glutamate synthase large subunit, translating to MNQDDSHQGLYRPEFEHDSCGTGFITNINGHKSNQIIDNALTMLENMEHRGACGCDPDSGDGAGILIQLPHEFLMEECSNLEMSLPEPGEYGVGMIFFPKDPSIKKACRNVITNAIEKLGLHKLGYRKVAVNSSVIGETARAVEPDCEQLFILRPHHITNTDDFERKLYVLRRYINKTITETINGAAEYFYFTSLSCKTIIYKGQLTTYQLRNYYADLSDPRIASGFAMIHSRFSTNTFPSWKLAQPFRLIAHNGEINTLTGNLNWFYSGLKSYASSYFTNDEMEMLLPVIDNNQSDSACLDNIIEILLHTGRSLPHVMMMLVPEAWDGNEQMDPIKKAFYEFHATIMEPWDGPAAITFTDGKLVGALLDRNGLRPLRYVITNDGRVIAASEAGVLTIDESTVIKKGRLQPGKMLLIDTEKGKIITDDEIKHQIASRQPYGRWLENYKINLSELAEPRLAFADLSPDSVFRYQQVFGYSREDIDTIIKPMAVDGKEPIGSMGTDVPLAILSDKPQHLSSYFKQYFAQVTNPPIDPIRERLVMSLATFIGNNGNLLDEDKMHCHCVTLKHPILKNHQLEKLRSIDTGMFHAKTLQTYFKADGLPGSMQKGIERVCRYAEDAVDDGFEVLILSDRAIDSEHAPIPSLLAVSAVHHHLIKKGRRGSVGLVVEAGDVWEVHHFACLLAFGATAINPYLALSTIQTVKRDGSLETSLEEKYLLKNYVKSVNDGLLKIFSKMGISTLQSYHGSQIFEILGLNKDVVSKYFCGAVTRIEGLGLDEIARESLCKHRIGFGSSNTESHLLPEGGIYQWKRRGEAHLFNPTTVHLLQHATRSNDYNVYKNYARVINEQGEKHFTIRGLLDFTHHRESISIDEVEPAENIMKRFATGAMSFGSISHEAHSTMAIAMNRIGGKSNTGEGGEDEMRYEKMENGDSMRSAIKQVASARFGVTSNYLTNADELQIKMAQGAKPGEGGQLPGHKVDDWIAKTRHSTPGVGLISPPPHHDIYSIEDLAQLIFDLKNANRAARINVKLVSKAGVGTIAAGVAKAHADVILIAGYDGGTGASPISSVKHAGLPWELGLSEAHQTLVRNKLRSRVVLQTDGQLKTGRDLAIAALLGAEEWGVATAALVAGGCIMMRKCHLNTCPVGVATQDPELRKLFSGKPEHVVNLFRFMAEELREIMAELGFRTINEMVGRVQFLKVKDNLQNWKAKKVDLSGILHPVTNAKGLTLYNSEKQDHGMDAILDLQLWEAAKPALEDKTPVFASYDVKNTDRTLGTLLSNEISKIYGSAGLPDNTINIKFKGSAGQSFGAFTTKGIAFELEGEANDYVGKGLSGAQLAIYPSEKATFTPEENIIIGNVALYGATSGEVFIGGMAGERFAVRNSGATTVVEGIGDHGCEYMTGGRALILGKTGRNFAAGMSGGIAWVYNPDNTFAENCNMEMVDLDPLSIKDEEEILSLLRKHIQLTGSKVAQELLNNWNKVSAQFVKVYPKEYKKVLEKLQYQTVS from the coding sequence TTGGCTTGCATAAATTAGGTTACCGTAAAGTAGCGGTAAACTCATCAGTTATTGGCGAAACCGCCCGTGCTGTTGAACCTGATTGCGAGCAACTCTTCATTTTAAGGCCGCACCATATTACCAATACTGATGATTTTGAACGTAAGCTATACGTATTAAGAAGATATATTAATAAAACGATCACCGAAACGATTAACGGAGCGGCTGAGTACTTTTATTTTACCTCACTATCATGCAAAACTATTATATATAAGGGCCAGCTAACTACTTACCAGCTGCGCAATTATTATGCTGATCTTTCTGATCCGCGTATTGCATCGGGCTTTGCCATGATCCACTCGCGTTTCTCAACCAATACTTTCCCGTCATGGAAACTGGCACAGCCATTCAGGCTGATCGCTCACAATGGCGAGATCAATACCCTTACAGGTAACCTTAACTGGTTCTATTCGGGCTTAAAATCTTATGCTTCGTCTTATTTCACCAATGATGAGATGGAGATGTTGTTGCCGGTTATTGACAACAATCAATCGGATTCAGCTTGTTTGGATAACATCATCGAGATCCTTTTACACACCGGCCGCTCATTACCGCACGTAATGATGATGCTGGTACCTGAAGCTTGGGATGGTAACGAGCAGATGGACCCGATTAAAAAAGCTTTCTATGAGTTCCACGCTACTATAATGGAACCTTGGGATGGCCCTGCTGCCATAACCTTTACTGATGGCAAGCTGGTAGGTGCTTTGTTAGACAGGAACGGATTGCGCCCATTACGTTATGTGATCACCAATGATGGCCGCGTTATAGCAGCTTCTGAAGCTGGTGTATTAACTATTGATGAGTCGACCGTTATTAAAAAAGGCCGTTTACAGCCAGGTAAAATGCTGTTGATCGATACCGAAAAAGGTAAGATCATTACTGATGATGAAATCAAACACCAGATAGCATCGCGCCAGCCATATGGCCGTTGGTTAGAGAACTATAAAATTAATCTGAGCGAATTAGCTGAACCGCGTTTAGCTTTCGCCGATCTTTCACCCGATTCTGTATTCCGCTACCAGCAGGTATTCGGTTACAGCCGTGAAGATATCGATACTATCATCAAGCCAATGGCGGTTGATGGTAAGGAGCCTATCGGATCAATGGGTACTGATGTGCCTTTGGCGATATTATCAGATAAACCACAGCACTTATCAAGTTATTTTAAACAATACTTTGCACAGGTTACCAACCCACCTATCGATCCGATACGCGAGCGTTTGGTAATGAGTTTGGCTACTTTTATAGGTAACAACGGTAATTTATTGGATGAAGATAAAATGCATTGCCATTGCGTAACGCTGAAACACCCGATATTAAAAAATCATCAGTTAGAAAAGCTGAGAAGTATTGATACCGGTATGTTCCATGCGAAAACGTTGCAAACTTACTTTAAGGCTGATGGCCTGCCGGGTTCAATGCAGAAAGGTATTGAGCGTGTTTGCCGTTATGCTGAGGATGCTGTTGATGACGGTTTCGAGGTATTGATTTTATCAGATCGCGCTATCGATTCAGAGCATGCGCCTATACCGTCATTACTGGCAGTATCTGCAGTGCATCACCACCTGATCAAAAAAGGTCGCCGTGGTTCTGTAGGCCTGGTTGTTGAAGCGGGCGACGTTTGGGAAGTACACCATTTTGCTTGTTTACTGGCATTTGGCGCTACTGCTATCAACCCGTACCTGGCACTGTCAACCATTCAAACTGTTAAGAGAGATGGTAGCTTAGAAACCAGTCTTGAAGAAAAATATTTATTAAAGAACTACGTAAAATCTGTAAATGATGGCTTGCTGAAGATCTTCTCAAAAATGGGAATCTCAACACTGCAATCATACCATGGTTCACAGATCTTCGAAATATTAGGCTTAAACAAGGATGTTGTGAGCAAATACTTCTGCGGGGCGGTAACCCGTATTGAAGGTTTGGGCCTTGATGAAATTGCCCGTGAATCACTTTGTAAACATCGTATAGGTTTTGGCAGTTCGAACACCGAGAGCCATTTATTGCCTGAAGGTGGTATTTACCAATGGAAACGCCGTGGCGAAGCACATTTGTTCAATCCAACAACGGTGCACTTACTACAGCATGCAACCCGCAGCAATGATTACAATGTGTATAAAAATTATGCGCGCGTAATTAACGAGCAGGGTGAAAAGCACTTCACCATCCGTGGATTGCTTGATTTTACGCATCACCGTGAATCTATCAGCATAGATGAGGTTGAACCGGCTGAAAACATCATGAAACGCTTTGCAACAGGCGCCATGTCGTTCGGCTCTATCTCTCACGAGGCACACAGCACTATGGCAATCGCCATGAACCGCATTGGCGGCAAAAGCAATACCGGCGAAGGTGGTGAAGATGAAATGCGCTACGAAAAAATGGAGAACGGCGATTCTATGCGCTCGGCTATTAAGCAAGTTGCATCGGCACGTTTTGGGGTAACATCAAACTACCTTACCAATGCTGATGAGCTACAGATCAAGATGGCGCAAGGCGCAAAACCAGGTGAAGGTGGTCAGCTGCCGGGCCACAAGGTGGATGACTGGATCGCTAAGACCCGTCACTCAACACCGGGTGTAGGTTTGATATCTCCACCACCGCACCACGATATTTATTCTATCGAGGATCTTGCACAATTAATATTCGACCTTAAAAATGCTAACCGTGCCGCACGTATCAACGTTAAGCTGGTATCAAAAGCAGGAGTAGGTACTATAGCAGCAGGTGTTGCAAAAGCACATGCCGATGTTATTTTGATCGCCGGTTATGATGGCGGTACAGGTGCATCGCCAATAAGCTCTGTAAAACATGCAGGCTTACCTTGGGAGCTTGGTTTATCTGAGGCTCATCAAACACTGGTACGCAACAAACTGCGCAGCCGTGTGGTATTGCAAACAGATGGTCAGCTAAAAACTGGCCGTGATTTGGCTATAGCAGCTTTATTAGGCGCAGAAGAATGGGGTGTTGCAACTGCGGCCCTTGTAGCAGGCGGCTGTATAATGATGCGTAAATGCCATTTAAATACCTGCCCTGTGGGTGTTGCCACCCAGGATCCTGAATTAAGGAAACTGTTCTCAGGCAAACCAGAGCACGTAGTAAACCTGTTCCGCTTTATGGCTGAGGAATTGCGCGAGATAATGGCTGAATTAGGTTTCCGTACCATTAACGAAATGGTTGGCCGTGTTCAGTTCCTGAAAGTTAAGGATAACCTGCAAAACTGGAAAGCTAAGAAAGTTGATCTTTCGGGCATATTACACCCTGTAACCAATGCTAAAGGTTTAACGCTTTACAATAGCGAAAAACAGGATCATGGTATGGATGCTATCCTTGACCTGCAATTGTGGGAAGCTGCAAAACCTGCGCTTGAGGATAAAACCCCGGTATTTGCGAGTTATGATGTGAAAAATACCGACCGTACTTTAGGTACTTTATTATCTAACGAAATATCAAAAATATACGGTTCAGCAGGTTTGCCTGATAATACCATCAACATTAAATTCAAAGGTTCAGCCGGACAAAGTTTCGGCGCTTTCACAACCAAAGGTATTGCCTTTGAACTGGAAGGCGAGGCTAATGACTATGTAGGTAAAGGTTTATCCGGTGCGCAACTGGCTATCTATCCGTCAGAAAAAGCAACATTTACACCTGAGGAAAATATCATCATTGGTAACGTTGCCCTGTATGGCGCAACATCAGGTGAGGTGTTCATAGGTGGTATGGCCGGCGAACGTTTCGCTGTACGTAACTCAGGTGCAACCACTGTTGTTGAGGGTATAGGTGATCACGGTTGTGAGTATATGACCGGTGGCCGCGCGCTGATATTAGGAAAAACAGGCAGAAACTTTGCTGCAGGCATGAGCGGTGGTATTGCATGGGTTTATAACCCGGATAACACGTTTGCTGAAAACTGCAACATGGAGATGGTCGACCTGGATCCGCTATCAATAAAAGACGAGGAGGAGATCCTTTCATTATTGCGCAAGCACATACAATTAACAGGCAGTAAAGTAGCTCAGGAGCTATTAAACAACTGGAATAAAGTATCTGCGCAATTTGTTAAGGTATATCCAAAAGAGTATAAAAAAGTTTTAGAAAAATTACAATATCAAACTGTAAGCTAA